A DNA window from Malus domestica chromosome 12, GDT2T_hap1 contains the following coding sequences:
- the LOC103450745 gene encoding non-specific lipid-transfer protein precursor: MASSAVTKLALVVALCMAVSVAHAITCGQVTSSLAPCIGYVRSGGAVPPACCNGIRTINGLARTTADRQTACNCLKNLAGSISGVNPNNAAGLPGKCGVNVPYKISTSTNCATVK; encoded by the exons ATGGCTAGCTCTGCAGTGACCAAGCTTGCTTTGGTGGTGGCCTTGTGCATGGCGGTGAGCGTTGCTCATGCCATAACATGTGGCCAAGTGACCAGCAGCCTTGCGCCATGCATTGGCTACGTGAGGAGTGGCGGAGCTGTCCCTCCAGCTTGCTGCAATGGAATCAGAACCATTAACGGCTTGGCCAGGACCACCGCTGACCGCCAGACTGCTTGCAACTGCCTGAAGAATCTTGCCGGCAGCATCAGTGGTGTTAACCCTAACAATGCAGCAGGGCTTCCTGGAAAGTGTGGAGTCAACGTCCCCTACAAGATCAGCACCTCCACCAACTGCGCCAC CGTGAAGTAA
- the LOC103450746 gene encoding non-specific lipid-transfer protein-like: MASPKVVCVFLMCIVLAAPLITGAALTCGQIKVGLAPCLAYLQNGGSPTPGCCRGIKGLVSSATTTADRQNACNCLKTVAAQIKTIKQANAAKLPSLCGANIPYKISTSTNCASVK, from the exons ATGGCTAGCCCTAAGGTGGTTTGTGTTTTCTTAATGTGCATAGTGCTGGCCGCACCCTTGATCACTGGAGCAGCACTCACATGTGGCCAGATTAAAGTCGGTCTTGCGCCTTGCCTGGCCTACCTCCAGAATGGTGGCTCCCCCACTCCAGGCTGCTGCAGGGGCATCAAAGGCCTGGTCAGCTCAGCCACGACCACAGCTGATCGACAGAATGCTTGCAACTGCTTGAAAACAGTTGCTGCCCAAATCAAAACTATTAAACAAGCCAACGCGGCTAAACTCCCTTCCTTATGTGGCGCCAACATTCCCTACAAGATCAGCACCTCTACTAACTGCGCCAG TGTGAAGTGA
- the LOC103451233 gene encoding mitochondrial import receptor subunit TOM7-1-like, with protein sequence MASKISLKTKGKTPAKGSKGSDERSVAQSVKEWSTWTMKKAKVVTHYGFIPLVIIIGMNSDPKPQLSQLPKPQNFNFFAQISYQIFGFNTFISFKIIISTGYAVNFELGAGTCSFNLRPSRNLKSVGGEIRLR encoded by the exons ATGGCGTCGAAGATATCTCTGAAAACCAAGGGTAAGACTCCGGCGAAGGGCTCCAAAGGCTCGGATGAGCGCTCGGTGGCTCAGTCCGTGAAGGAGTGGAGCACGTGGACCATGAAGAAGGCCAAGGTCGTCACCCACTACGGCTTCATTCCTCTGGTCATCATCATCGGCATGAACTCGGATCCCAAGCCGCAACTTTCCCAGCTGCCCAAGCCACAAAACTTCAATTTCTTTGCCCAAATCTCTTATCAAATTTTTGGGTTCAATACTTTCATCT CTTTCAAGATCATAATCTCAACTGGGTATGCCGTCAATTTTGAACTTGGAGCAGG AACTTGTTCCTTCAACTTGAGGCCTTCGAGGAACCTCAAGTCTGTCGGTGGTGAGATCAGACTGCGATGA